The Acanthopagrus latus isolate v.2019 chromosome 20, fAcaLat1.1, whole genome shotgun sequence genomic sequence GAAACCAGGTGAGGGTCCATCCGCATCGCCGTCAGTTTGCTCCCGAGCAGGGCAGGCCGGATGGTGTTGAacgcactggagaagtcaaaaacatgattctcacagtgcttccTGATCTGTCCAGATGGGTGCTGGCGCggtggagcaggaagatgatggcgTCCTCCACTCCTAGTTTCTGCTGGTAGGCGAATTGAAGAGGGTCCAGTGACGAGCTGACCAGGGGCCGAAGAAGTGAGAGGATCAGCCTCTCCAAAGACTTCATCAGGTGGGACGTCAGTGCCACCGGTCTGTAGTCGTTGGGGGTGCTGGGACGCGTCTTCTTCGGTACCGGAACCAGGCAAGATGTCTTCCACAGCACAGGGACCCTCTGCAGAGtcaggctcaggttgaagatgtgctgcaggactccACTCAGCTGGGATGCACACGCTTTGAGGACCCTCGGGCTGACACCGTCGGGACCTGCTGCCTTGCCTGGGCGGAGTCTGCACAGCTCCTTCCTCACCAGCTCTGCTGTGAACGTCAGTGTGccatgtgtgttggtgggggtggggggagatgaTGGTGGGGTAGAGAGGACAGGTAGGGTAGCAGGGCCAGGGGTTTGGAGGTGGGTGGATGTGGAGAAGCTGGGGGAGGGGTAGTTCGGAGCCCTCTCGTCAAATCTATTGAAGAACAGATTCAGCTCGTTGGCACGttcaatcccccccccccgttgTCTGGCTTCCAGGTGGTTTGTAAAAGTGTTGTTTAGGAACTGGTATTGAAATCAAGGTATTGAATATTTTTGAGCAAAATGGACAAGATATATTATCTGGACCAGCAGCCTTATTAATATTCACTTTCAGCAGGATTCTTCTCACATGCGCTCTGTTTACTGACAGCAGCTGGTCCACTGGAACCAGAGCAGGAGTAGTCATACTTCCTGTTCACATCCTGACTCTCTAATCTTTCCACAAACTCCATTAAATCTTCTGTGGTTCAATTATAGAGAACCACTGCCTTAGACTACTAAGATCAAGGACAGATTAACACAAAGGGGGTTGGTCATTCTGTTTGTCCAGCCCTCTTCCAGTTTGAACTGATATTTACAGACAGCACTGAGTTGACTGAGATGCACAAGAGCTGTACTCTGACAGACTTTGGGTTCTCACTGATCCTGCAGTCATGATGTTTGCTGgcttcctctttctgctcctAATCACAGGTAAGGTTTCTCTTATCCTCACGGTGTCTCTGATGCTCTGGATAATCCACTAACCTTGCTGTGAACAGCTTTCAGTGGATTCAAGTTTTaccaaagaaaagagagagctcTGGATAATTAAGACTAATATGAATACAGTTTTCGTTGCTTCATGCAAAAACTGAATCTCTTGATAGCCTTGTAAAATACTtacctttttgttgttgagCCACACCTGAGGTGTTTTTGACCTTATGCTAGGTGTTACTGTGCTGCTGAAGGTGAGGTaggtttcagtttttttatagGCTAAGGCCATACTTGCCAAACCTGACTTGAAAATACGAAGGTTTTGGGGGACTGACCTGCAAATATTTGCAATTCAAGGACTGTAATTCCTGTGTTCTGGTTCCTTTagagaatgaaaatgacaaaataaaaaggtaaaatgaaaCAGTATTTTTTGTCAATTAAAATTTTACTTAATTCTCTGAAAACAGCGAAGAATAACTCGTAAGAGTAAAAATGCTTAAATCTGAGGCTTAAAGTGATACTTTCATcacttttaattcatttactCATTATTGCCCTTGCATCTTTGCATTAGATTTACAGTCGGACCAAAAGGTATTTAATGTTTCACAGCTGGAGGCCAATTGTTTCCTCATTAAGGCAATGTACCATTGTCAAAATAATCTACCATTGTCAAAATAGCACCCTGTGTTATAATGTCttaaaatgcctgaaaatgtattaaaatgtgcaCTTAAGGAGCTATAACCTAGGCCAACGTGttttttgcctataactcccacaccgagctgaatcactttgccATTGGCCACGCCCACTTCCACCTAGAGAGTTTGTTTGCAAAACCgcaaaaaactggaaaacctactttttcgaactcctccttgggattttgtccgaTCTGGGTGAAACTTGGCATGTATgctcttcagctggacctgatctaaagttatcaaagAATTTTGgtcaaaaaaagcacaaattatTAACgaacaaatttctgtagctagctatagAAATGTAAACTATTTGATGtctcggtcaaactaaatgctattaacaccaaatatGAGATCCAACCaatccttggttgccatgacactgggaagggatgaggCAAATTTGGcgaattttggccactagggggcgctGAAAGtatgggaagtttatatctcttgaacggcTACACTGATTTTTTACgaaatttggtcggtatgatgtagggccaatcctgaggccacatcttgaaggtggtcatgactggttAATGTGGGCATGGcttattacaagataaacaacaaacattaatttcagccaaactattaatgctgagagctttgaaatttaTATGGTCCATGTAGAATAGAACACAGTTCCTCCATACCAAAAATTGCATATGTACTCCACTAGGTGGCTCTATAATTGATGCAATCGCAtttttgcctgtaacttccacattttaaataacacattcgTAAAACCTTTTATCCATATGTTCCCTGAatagagctgggttttctgacataagACACGCCCACTTctgatgcacattttgtttgctaaattgccacatatgcaaaacctactttttcgaactcctcctacaaCTTATGTGCCATCTGCCTGCAACTTTGCACATAGagtctccagatgtgtctgatgaaaagttgtcaaaagGATTTTGGCACTCCAAAAAATCTGCTTATCATgaccaaacaatcttttttgctagctaaaaaacacatattgtttcatctttcggtcaaactaaatgctttcaacatcaaaGTTAAGTCAAttgttcctgaagtcatccagaggctctgtgcaaattggcctataggtggcactataatggATGTAAATGCGTTTTGGactttaacttccacattttaaagaacacattcataaatatCATGTTCATGTATTTCCCAAATATAACTAGGTTTTCTAACATAGGCCCTGCCCACTTCTGCTCCACTTATTCTTTgttaagtcaccacacactaatcaacataaatgcatttttccttgtcactctcatttttggttgcaataatagaaatgtaatgaaacagtactgatgtggggtcactcctgaggccagcCATATAGTTAAATAACGATTGGTCAAAGTGGgcatgatttagtacaacaaattCAAATAGGCACAgtttcagccttttgcacttccattgcacttcccattacagcgaATACCATGGCTCAgattcataactgcttgcagttctagttttAGATTGATGTGATCCCCATTTTGAAATGTCATAAGTCAAAAGAGGCAAAGGAGACATTTCATTCAATTCAGAAAGAATCACTGTTGAttcagataaacaaaaacatctgatagGGTTGAACTAAGTGTTTTGCTTTCATCCCTCATCTTCTGGAGTTTTTTGTCATCTCTAATGGTGTCTAATTTAATATAACTTGATATGCTCTCTGGTCTAATGGACGATCCTTGCACAAGCAATCAGCAGGGATACATGTGGGTTAATTTCCCACTGAAAGGGATTTTAGTTTAATGCATCTTGCCGCCTGTTAAATTACATTATGTTTACAGTAAGTGTTACatatatttatgaaaatgtttccagttAGAAAAGGTAATACATATGAGTTTTATAACATTTGCTCTTGCATGAAATTCATATGATGGATGAATGATAAATTAATCAGTCATATGAACAATGATGTTTTCAATGAGAGGTCAGCGATATAAGCACACCCAAACatcatattttactttttgtttaaaataaacctCTCTCGCAGTTAACGCACCTTAATGCTTTCTCTGCAGATGGAGAATCATCCAATGGTAGCTGCAGCTATCGGGAACTTTTTATGGAATTGAACCCTAAAGGTAAGGTACAGAACACCATGACCCGGCCTGTTAAAAACCACACAGCACCCACTCAGGTACTCCTGGATGTGCTCATCTATGCCATTCTAGATTTGGTAAGTTGTATATTTAAAAACTACTTATTATTTCTTCTCCCCAGTGCCGACAAGTACCGGCTGCCTTAAATTTGCATTCATGTCATCCGATATTTGTATTGCTCATTTACACAAAGGTGAAGGCTGAAGGTGAGGTTCACTCAGGGCTTCATGCAAGCTAGGACCACAATTATTACAGGATATTACGAAATCACATGGCATCTGCTGAAAAGTCAGGACATCAGCAACAAAGAAGTGAATAGTTTTTGGTGTTTGCCTCTTTTCTTGCTGTGTAAACATGGGTACTGAAGATACATATTGTCTACTGGAAATCATATACGTGGGATAAAGACAATAAAGTCTACCTGACCCAGCTTAAATCAATCACAATATGAAAAGGCATCTATGTATGGCATTACAGTGATGTCTGCTAAAGTTATCATGTTAatcagctagccccagcctgtccTCATAATGCAAATCTTATAGGCCACAAAGTTTTAATTTGCAGATATATGCCAGGTGTGATTATTGTCAAGTCTTGTCCCGCAAGTAAagttaccttttttttcatgtgttttcctcctgtttgattACCTGCCTTCACTAATGTGTCGTACCTGTATCTAATATTCTCCCCTCCCCTACAAAATATAGTTTTGCCCTGCGTTCTAGTACCCATAGTACCacacaatataaatattttatatgtCCCAATACAATGTATGTGAAATGCAGTTTGTCAAAGATACCAGGATGTCCTGAATCACTACACTGCAACAAAGGTGTAGTGATTTAGGAcatgctggtgaccagcatatgttgtgttttggtgctggttttggtacTGGTCCATGCTGTTTTTTCAGAAGGGTAGAAGATACATCAcactctgtgtcactgtgtgtcatacaaatataaaacaaagctgagggagcacaaacatttgacagctcACTGACATATAACAGCTCATTCAAGTACAGTGTTCTTCGCACTCCCTAATTTTGTGCTCGGGCTGCAACAAATATAGGATCAACAAGATCAAAGTTCTAAGGCACACCAAAGTGGTTTGTCCTAATTGAATGCAGACTGCAGGGCAGCTGAATTATGTGGACAGTAGGTGATTTGAAACTCACCCTCaatgttcttttctctctgtcagcttAATACTGATGTGGTTGAAAAGATCAGTTCAGCCTAAGTCTACTTGCTAgtcacagtatttattttatttttattttattttattgtaacaAGCATATTAAGAGACAGCCACTATTTGGGACAGATGGAAAGGCGCTACAAAGCAAATATCTGGGCACCAGTAAGCCTCAGGCAGTCCTGGGAGGTGAAGTCATCCAGAcacttattttctgtttgttcagccTACTGCCTGTTCTAAACTGTCTAATAAATTTTGTAGTGACTTGTATAAACACTGAATGTGGATTTCAACACGTGTTTCTTTACTTGCAGAATGAGAAGGACCAGAAATTTGTTTCGTATGTTTGGGTTGACATGGTGAGTTCTCTCTGGggaaaaaacattatatatatatatatatatatatatatatatatatatatatatatatatatatatatatatatatatatatatatatatatatatatatatatatatatatatatatatatatatatacatatacatatatacacacacacacacacacacacacacacacacacacacacacacacacacacgtaacagGCAATTGGGATTTACAGAGAATTTACACTGAAATGAATTTTTAACTATTGGGAATTTATTCCAATGTCTGGACATTTCAGGGACAATGGAGTGACGACTTCTGCATCACTCAAAGGCCTAAATATTACATGATTTTATGTCAAACAAGCAAAGTAAATTAAACTTCGGTTGAGCATCCATTAAGCTTTGTTAATGGATGCTTGTTTGTGACCACTCACCCTATATCATGTAATAAGGACTTACTTACTCTGTAACTAAGAGAACGGTAGGAGAACATTTTATATACTACTTTATATACCATACTAACAGAACAGTTTGCTGTCAGGAGAGTATGTAAAACATACATGAGAAATATGATTCACATGTCGTGTTTCACCTTGGGGTGTTGTGTTGTAGTTGTATTCACTTCCAGTGATGAATGGAGGCTGTTTACAGGGCTGAAACAAGGTACGCTTGCACtttcaggagctgcaggttgAACACAAGCACTATGgacaacatttttacatgacTTCAAACCTGTCAGCATGTGGTTACACTGAAACACATATCGAATACATGGGAGGCCATAGACCCAAGTGACAGTGAGACAGACTAGGACGCTGACGATATCCATGACAATACAGCGTCCACAGGACATTTATTGTGTAAACGTAAAAAGTTAATACACAGATGTTCCCTCTAGTATCCTTAACGTTTTACATTAAATGACATAAAATCTTAAGATTTGGGCTATTGAGTGATGCAGAAGTCCTCACTCCATCTTCACTGAAACATCAGTATAATGGAATAGGTACACAGTGATAAATAGCTTCAGAATAAATTCCTTGTACACcctgtaataataaaaataggcACCCAGGTTTTACATCTTGCTCCCCAGTAGCTCCATACATGTATCGGAACATACAATGCTAGTACACCATGAGTGCAAAAGATAACACTGTATCTCTGGACTACTATACAGTTCGCTGTTATGCAAATCATAACCAAATCAAAATTTCTCCCTGTTTTCCTCTGTAGCTTTGGTTCGATGAGTTCATTTCTTGGTATCCTCCGGATTTCTGTGATATTGACAAAATTATAATCCCTTCTAAACAATTGTGGATACCAGACCTAACCATTGAAGAGATGTAAGTCTCAATGTGTGTACTTTATATGAAGTTATAgtgtttaatatatttaatgatACACTAATCAAATTCAGTTTAAAAGTCACATGTGTTTGTTCTCATtcaggacagagaaagacaagacCTCTGCGAGTCCTCATGTAATTGTTTTGAGCAGTGGTCGAATCAGTCTTAGGAATGACATGATGGTGATCAGCACCTGCAAGATGAATGTTTACAAATTCCCCTTTGACAATCAGAGCTGCAACCTCACCTTCAAATCTGCCATATACAGCAGTGAGTCATTCAGatgtttcatttgaaagttTAATATAATTTCTATCAGTTGTTCATGTTTTCCTGTGTCTCAAATGACATAGACTCTATCTGAACAAATATACATTAAATCTTAATTATCCTGCAAGGAAACCTCagttaattcttttttttatctcccaCTTCAGATGAGGAAATTCATTTTTCTCAGATTGGTAACTCTTCACGGAGCACTAATTGGACTCTTTCGATGATTCGTTCCCAGTCTGAGTGGCTGCTCATCAACATGGACTTCACCAACAAAACTGTCGACAATTTTGGAATCAACCAGAGCATGTTGGTCTACACTGTAAGTTTTTATGgataaagacacacagagtTGGAAAGTTAAGTTTTTCCATGCCACCTCTGTGTCTTGAGGTGGTGCAAGTACTTTCCTTAAATATATCTGGTTAGtgattatttatatttcatttcattacatttcagagggaagcattgttttgtctctccacaAAAAATACTTGACAGCAGTAACTTGCAGGTCCAAATATCGCTAGTTAAGCACAAAGTGTTCTATTTTGATCAACAATAAGTGTTACAGCAAGTGCAAAGACTGTCAGACTGCATGGCCAGACAGTCAGAGTGCTCAACTCAATGGCTTTCAGTCGCATATTAGGATCATGAGTGTCCCAACACCTGTCCAACTCTTTAAACCCCAGAAATCTTTTCTAGAGAAGGATCCAGTCCCTATCCAGGAGTTTGGTTGCTAAGCCAGTGCTATGTGCTAAACTATCATGTTGGTGTTTCACCACCTCTAGCAGGAGCTCTGGCCACCAGTATACGTAGGGGATTGTTGTTGCAACTTGTGTGTGACCACATACCTGTAGTTGCTTCAGTTCAGCTTTTATTTGAATCAACCACCTGACCCTTCACAGATTCACATGAAGAGGCGCTCTGTCCTCTACGTTGTCAACTTCATGCTGCCCATCCTGTTCTTCTTGGGTCTGGATTTGGCCTCCTTCCTGATCTCAGACAGCAGCGGAGAGAAACTGGGCTTCAAGGTCACTGTGCTGCTTGCTGTCACTGTGATGCAACTTATTCTGAATGAAATCCTGCCTAATTCTTCAGACAGGATCCCACTCATCGGTAAAGTAGCTCAGAATCACTGCACTTCATATGAGCAGGAACAGCACACGTTAAATCAATGAGTAGTTATTTGTCCACACTTACGATGATGTTCTCCCCTTTAGCGACCTACATTGTTGGAATTTTTGGTTTGATGATGCTCAGCCTCACAGAGACGATTGTGGTGATGTATCTGTTGGAGAAAGACTCGAAAGAAAACGAGCCAAATGCAGACCAAAACCTGAGTGAGGACTGTGGAGACAAACGAGGCAAAATCAGCCTTGATGACTGTTTCAGGGGTGAGATTTACAACTTATATGGAAGTTTGAATGATATTCATGATCTCAGAactagtttaaaacattcaaaaataaactaaaagtatcaacaaaatgtgaaggaAAATAAGAAGTTTTAACATTACATGTTTGTCCAAAGCCGCTCCTCATCAGTGTTGTCCTCCACTGCCCTGAGTCTGAAAACCTCCTTCCAGCGgtctaaagctcctgtgctagcatcGTAAACACCAACAGTCCTCCTGaactctgagctcccagtctgggcagagtcagctaagaaccactaactgcacagctaactcaGCTgactagctaagggcagctcCATTTACCTCCAGCTATCAGTTACCCTATTGATATACTGTCCCCTAATTGTCTGTATGATTTCCACAGGCGGTCAGTTCTCACGTTGTGCACCTTTGTGTTACTTTATGGTTTCTCTGAAACAGCGATATGTAGAAAATCAGTACAAATGAGGTAACTGTGTTATTTTGAATATACACTTACCACGTTTTGTGTCTTATTAATCATTTCAGGCATTAATACATGGATTCactctgcctgtgtctgtgatgtgtCTGCTGGTAAAACACCACCCGAAGTGCTGCCATTGCCCCAAGAGGTCAGGAtaaagttttactttttaatattttacaaaatgtattgCTTCACTAACTAATTCAAAGCTTTGTGGCACATGCTCATGATatactgtcctttttttaaaagacattgaAGAAAAGCTGAATTACATGGAAAGTTAATGAGTATGACTTGTGCAgtttaaagcacaaaaataacaactgacacaaaaatgtgaatgtcaaCCTTGATAGCAATTGATAATAGCAGTATtatcatgtttttggttttttttgtttcttttaccaCGGTTATTAAATCACTTTTTCAGGgaagcagcagccagctgatggaggagtcCAATGACTCCAAGTTGGGGGAGTTGGTGAAACCACCGTTTCTGCTCCTCAGCAGCAAGAAGGAAGAAGCAAAGCCTGCTGGCTACTGGAAGAGAGTGTGTAAAAGAATCAACacagttttcttcattttctatATCATAGCTGCCAGTGTGTTTTTAGTCTATATGGCTGTCTGTTGGAATGAAGAATAGTTCTAGAAAATGACACGTCAAGAAGCTGTTGGTTTTACTCTGAACCCACAGGggaatatcaaaacaaaatgtcttcagatgAGTAACAATGTGTCACCCTGCAGCTCAAGGTGAAGCTGTTTTTTGCTGTGATTATAAAGTCTCTGCCCCGAACTTTGGTGTCTGAACTTACGTCACTAACCAAACATGTTTCGCTCACTCAAAGCAGTCTAAGTACACATCCCTCATAATTTGCATGTTGCGCAGAAGTTGTAGACTGATGGATATGTAGTGATCATAATCATTTTGTACAAGGAATCCACCAATacacatattaaataaaaaaatgaagctTGCAGGTGTGAACAAAATTTCATGTTGACCtacttaaatatatatttactgtttaATATGGACAATCTTTCTTAATCCACCAAAAAGCATGTTAACATATCTAAAACTTAAAGTTAATAAGTTCATAACATGCTTAGTTCAGgatcatacttttatttgggggtcctagtagaatagaaaaaaatattttattttatttttctcatgtggTGCTTTGCTGCAGAATCCCTTTTCCCACTGTGTCTTGAATGCTCCGTTTTAGCTGCTGAGTGACACATCTTGCCTGTTTAATCTTTGTAAGAGCTGCACAAGCACATTAGTTAACGGGCagatgtagccaatcagaggcagagaagagcAGGGCATGCCGAGcgaggtagtgtgatctaaaataacgccaCTACAGCTGTtgcaactgtatgtctgctgactgactggaggaTGTTGTTACAAAGTGATGCACATAAGTTATAGAAGTAAAGGCTCAACTCTAAACTGGGCATTCCAGGCAGTgcaaaagtgttttcttttggagaGAGTGACTTCctttg encodes the following:
- the LOC119010229 gene encoding uncharacterized protein LOC119010229 is translated as MTRPVKNHTAPTQVLLDVLIYAILDLNEKDQKFVSYVWVDMLWFDEFISWYPPDFCDIDKIIIPSKQLWIPDLTIEEMTEKDKTSASPHVIVLSSGRISLRNDMMVISTCKMNVYKFPFDNQSCNLTFKSAIYSNEEIHFSQIGNSSRSTNWTLSMIRSQSEWLLINMDFTNKTVDNFGINQSMLVYTIHMKRRSVLYVVNFMLPILFFLGLDLASFLISDSSGEKLGFKVTVLLAVTVMQLILNEILPNSSDRIPLIATYIVGIFGLMMLSLTETIVVMYLLEKDSKENEPNADQNLSEDCGDKRGKISLDDCFRGINTWIHSACVCDVSAGKTPPEVLPLPQEGSSSQLMEESNDSKLGELVKPPFLLLSSKKEEAKPAGYWKRHQQQYPTFIPNFYPRMVIPFMTQPLPDVEYRSTTQPLNIISQISIKRRAGLYIINFMLPILFFVGLDLASFMISDSSGEKLSFKVTVLLAVTVMQLILNDILPSSSNRIPLIASYCIGIFGMMMLSLLETVLVMFLLHKDTKEVAEKEQSMIEDCEYKEGNVSIKKYYTGEIPKLIIVFTVPLCDVSPGQTPSEVLLVVKEVRESSSQLMEESCDFEKLSYELRELVKMLLNSRTEEARPSGYWKEVCKKLNKEFFIFYIIALALFLVYMFYRWSAE